In the Latilactobacillus sakei subsp. sakei DSM 20017 = JCM 1157 genome, CAAGGCCAATCTTTGTTGCTGATCTAGTAACTTGTGTAACTCTTTCTTTTCAGATTGAATTTCTGATACTAAATTTCGAAGGAATTTCACTTCATCTTGTCCATCAACCGCATCTTTTTTGTTGTCGTCAACATCATCTTTTTGTTGACGGTATCTTGTTGACGAATTGTTTGAGAACATTGCTTTAATAGCTTTTTGCCCATCAACATCAACGTAAACAGTATTGCCTTTTGTTGATGTAAATTGACGTAAATCGATTGACGCATCTCTTTTTATCTTTTGCCATATAGCCTGCTTTGAAACGCCCAATTCATCAGCAAGTTCTCTAATTGTTTTAGGCATTATTTCCAAACCCCTTTCGGAGTTCAGCAAGTGCTTCTTTTCGTGCTTGATCTCTTATTTTTTTATCGTGCTCGGCCTGTTTATCAGCCAATGCTTGTTTCTCAGTAGAGCCTAAAGTTAGCCCCTTAACCTTGTCAATGGCGCGCCATTTTTCCTGTTCTGTTAATTCAGCATTATGCTGAATGTTAAAGAGTTTTTGACGTTCATCTTGAAATTGACCTTGTGAGAAGTCGTTAGCGTCTTTCTTTTCAGGCTTCCAAGTAAAAGAATACCCAATCACTGGTTTCCCGCGGCCTTTACCATATTTTTTTCTAACCGTTAGGCCTCTAAAAAGAGGCGTAAGTTCCTCTTTGATGGGTTTTAAAACGGATTGATTTATATTGCTACTTTTATAGCTTTTAGGGACATCTAAT is a window encoding:
- a CDS encoding HTH domain-containing protein, yielding MPKTIRELADELGVSKQAIWQKIKRDASIDLRQFTSTKGNTVYVDVDGQKAIKAMFSNNSSTRYRQQKDDVDDNKKDAVDGQDEVKFLRNLVSEIQSEKKELHKLLDQQQRLALQDKKLLEEYKAENDNLKALKMPSQETEFKHLDNQYKDEVNALKEKLENLQEQIKDQKRIEEQEKPRKWWGLWRK